The nucleotide window TACTGGGAGGACGTGCCGCAGAAGCGATTGTTTTTGGCAGTGTGACGAATGGCGCTTCTGATGATTTACGCCGGGCGACGGATATTGCAGAACGCATGGTAACGACTTATGGGATGAGTAAGATACTCGGCCCCTTAGCTTATGATAAAGGTGCATCTGCTAACTTTTTGAGCAATGGGAATGGTAGTATTCGTCGTCCGGTAAGCGATGAAACGGCAAAAGCCATTGATGAGGAGGTTAAACAGATTGTAGAAGGCGGTTATCAACAAGCTTTAGCAATTTTAACTCAGAATCGGGAGTTGCTTGAGCGGATTTCTCAGCAGTTATTACAAACTGAAGTGATTGAAGGGGAACAACTTCATGGTCTGTTAAATCAGGCTTCTTTTGTAGATGATTCTTGGCTTGATTCTAATAGTCATCTATCAAAGGTTTAGTTTTTTGTTTGGCAGTTTGGGGAATATTTGTCCGCAGATAAACACGGATAAACACGGATGAAGGGAATCAAAAAAAAGAGGCGGATATTTATCCCCCTCTACAAGCAGGCTATTATGACTTTATTTTTGAATTATGGCTATGATAAAATTTTAGAAAAATTGCATTAAATTAAGGGGCTAAAGCATGACCTCTTAAAAGACTACCGAGAGTTTTTGCAGTAATCTTCATTTGAATTAAGGGGTTAGCAGGAACAACGGTTTTATATAAATAACTATCAAAAGTTAACCGTTGAACATCCTTATCGGAACACATTTCTACAAAGGCTTCCCGGCTAGCATCACTCCGATAGAAGACTCGTTGCAGGAGATCTAGCACCAGATAAGTCATACCATATTTTTTATCCCAACGCTTGAGATAAAGCTTGAGGTCATCTTCTGTAGGAATGCGTTGTCCGGCGTTAGAGGTTTCTATAATGGTTTCCGCACACATCCGAGCAGACTTAGCGGCAAAATAGATCCCTTCTCCAGAAGATTTTGTTACCGTACCGGCAGCATCTCCCACTAAAGCGACTCTACCCACAACCCGACGAGGACGGGGATGTTCTGGGATGGGATGCGCCTCAACTTTGATAATTTGTCCCCCTTCTAATTTCCGGGCGGCACGGGTACGAATACCGGCTTGTAAATCTTTGATAATTGCCTTGTTAACCTTCATGGTTCCGGTTCCGACGGCAACATGGTCATATTTGGGGAATACCCAGGCATAAAAGTCAGGAGAGACATCTTTACCGACATACATTTCTGCTAAGTCGTTGTAATATGTCATTTTATCTTCGGGCAACCGAATACGCTCTTGGAAAGCGATCGCATAATTATAGTCCCCTGCATCAATGGCCTTAGCAATGCGAGAGTTAGCCCCGTCTGCACCGATAACCACATCAACTTTTAGGGTTTTCATGATCCCTTTGGCCTCGCCGTTGGAGTGATCGGCATAATGAAGGACATAAGGATCGGTGCTATTGTTGGGAATATCTAACTGATAAACCGTACCATTAATTAAATTTGCCCCTAATTTGGCTGCCCGGTTCCGCATAAACCCATCGAGAACTTCCCGACGGCACATTCCAATATATTCTTCTTGGTTGTCTAAATTAATATCGACTTCGATATTGGAGGGGGAGATCATTTTCATTTTTCTCACCCGTCGATCGATAATTTCTGGCGGTAGGTCAAATTCACTCACCATGCACAGGGGAATAGCCCCACCGCAAGGCTTCGCATTGTCTAGCTTGCGTTCAAACAAATACGTTTCTATTCCAGCTTTGGCTAGTGTTTCCGCCGCAGAGGAGCCAGCCGGACCTGAACCAACAACAGCAACCCTTAACACCAAGGTTTTTCTCCTAAAACTATGAGCGAGTACGAATGGCATCCTACCACAGAGTCTGGCTCTCTATGATCACGATCACTCAAGTTGCTGCAATTTTGAAATAGACCTTTACAATCTTTGTTACAAAACTTAAAGTTAAGCCAAATAGAAGTGTTAAAGTTATTCTAGAAAGTGATTGTTCATGGTTAATTTTAAATATTATCCATAAATTATCAACTATAAACAAAACTCAGTAAATTATCTCAGTGGCTTGATTCTTACACCTGATGTTAAACATTTACTTTGACACCGAAGACAACCGCAAACCCTTTGAACTTCCGGGCGCAAAACCCCACTACAACCCCGATCGTCCCGGACAAGTTAATCATATTTTTCTCGATTTAGTGTTAAATATTCCTGACAAAAGTTTTCAAGGAACTTGCACCATTACCTTAACTCCCGTTCGCAAAGGAATTACAGAATTAACCTTAGATGGGGTAAATTTAAAAATAGAATCCGTGTTGATCGATGGGGTGAGTCAACCTTACGACTATGACGGACAACAGTTAATCATTCATCTGCTTAACCCCACCGAAGAAAAACCGATTAATATTGCGATCGCTTACCGAGTAGAACATCCCCAACGGGGATTATATTTTATCGGGCCAGATGATCAATATCCCCATAAACCGGTTCAGGTGTGGACTCAAGGGGAAGATGAAGACTCCCGGTTTTGGTTTCCCTGTTTTGATTATCCCGGACAATTAGCCACTTCAGAAATTCGGGTGAAAGTCCCTAAACCCTATTTAGCTATCTCTAACGGCGAATTAATTCATACTGAGGAAGTGGGAGAGGAGAAAATTTTCCACTGGATGCAAAAACAAATTCATCCAACCTATTTAATGACCTTGGCGGTGGGTGATTTTGCCGAAATGAAAGATCAATGGCATGATATCCCGGTTACCTATTATGTCGAAAAAGGACGGGAAGAAGACGGCAGGCGCAGCATGGGAAAAACTCCCCGAATGATCGACTTTTTTAGTTACAAGTTTGGGTATCGTTATCCCTATCCCAAATATGCTCAAGTTTGCGTCGGTGATTTTATTTTTGGGGGGATGGAAAATACTTCTACCACTTTATTAACCGATCGCTGTTTAATTGATCACAGAGCCGCTATTGATAACCGTAGCACAGAAAGTTTAGTCGCTCATGAATTGGCGCATCAATGGTTTGGGGATCTTGTGGTTATTAAACATTGGTCTCATGCTTGGATTAAGGAGGGAATGGCTTCTTATTCTGAGGTATTATGGACTGAGCAGGAATATGGACAGGAAGAAGCGGCTTATTATTTATTAAGAGAAGCGAGAAATTATTTAGAAGAAGATTCTTCCCGTTATCGTCGTCCTATTGTCACCCATATTTATCGAGAAGCGATCGAACTTTACGATCGTCATCTGTATGAAAAGGGAGCTTGTGTTTATCACATGATTCGCACGATTTTAGGGGATGAATTATTTGATAAAGCGATTCATACTTTTGTCAATGATAACGCCCATAAAACTGTAGAAACAATAGATTTATTGAGGGCGATCGATAAATCAACCGGATATAATCTTTCTTTCCTTTTCGATCAATATGTATTCCGAGGCGGACATCCAGATTATCAAGTGTCTTATGCTTGGGATGGTAATAGTAAGTTAGCGAAAATAACGGTAACTCAAACTCAAGCAAAAGATAACGAAAAAGATTTATTTGATTTAAAAATCCCCGTCGGTTTTGGATATATTAAAGAAAAAGACGACAAGACCAAAATCAAATTAAAAACCTATACTTTGCGGATTCACGAAAAGGAACAAACCTTTTATTTTCCTCGTAAGAAAAAGCCAGATTTTGTCAGTTTTGATGTGGGGAATAACTTCTTAAAAACTGTGGTTTTAGAGTATCCCCTGTCAGAACTGGTTGCCCAATTAAAATACGATCCCGATCCGATTTCTCGTATTTATGCAGCCGTTGCCATTGCTAAAAAAGGAGGTCTAGAAGCGGTAGAAGTTTTATCAGAAGCCTTGAAAAAAGAGCCGTTTTGGGGAGTTCGTTTAGAAACGGCTAAACAGTTAGCTAAAATTCAATTAGATCAAGCCGTAACCGCTTTAATTAAAGGGTTAGAAGATGATAATCCTAAAGTCCGTTGTGCGGTAGTAGAAGGGTTAGGAGAAATCAAAACTTTATCGAGTTATGACACTTTAAAATCTTTTTTGAGTCGAGGGGATGCCAGTTATTATACAGAAGCCGCTACTGCTAAAGTATTAGGGGGGATGGTTTCTGGTAATTTGAAGGAGAAAGAAGGGGAAGTTATTGAATTACTAAAAACGGTTTTACAAGAACGAGGTGGATGGAATGAAATCGTTAGATCTGGGGCTATTGGAGGGTTAAGTCAATTAAAAACTTCTTCGGTGGCAGTGGATGTCATTTTAGAATATACAAAACCCGGTGTTCCTCAACCGTTACGGTTAGCCGCTATTCGGGCTTTAGGAGGAATTTCAACCGGACAAAGTCCTGATAAAGTAGCAGTAATTCTAGAAAATTTAGAGAGTATTTCTAAAGAAACCTTTTTCTTAACTCAAGTGGCGGTAGTGTCTAGTTTAGGACAAATGGAAACCCCCAAAGCTATTGGGATTTTACAATCTTTGGCGGATCAAACTCCTGATGGACGAGTTCGCCGTATTGCTGAGGAAGCTATAGAAAAAGTGCGAAAAAATTTAGGTTCGGATAAAGCTATTAAAGAGTTACGGGAGGAAGTTGATCATCTTAAACAAGAAAATCAAGATCTTAAAAGTCGGTTAGCTAAGTTAGAAGCCAAGGCTAAAAAATAATTTGTTTGTTGTTCATTGTTCATCATTCATGGTAGGGTGGGCATTGCCCACCTTTTTAGTTAACAGTTAACAGTTAACAGTTATAGCAACTGCCAAGGGAGTTAGGACATTTTTCAAATCTCAAGTAAACATAAGAGTAAGCTTTTAACCTCCTGCCTCCTGCCCTCTGCCTCCTGCCTCCTGCTATAATACCAATTCTCTATAATCCTGCATTTAATAGATCCCCCCAACCCCCCTTAAAAAGGGGGGCTTTAAAGAAAAATAAATTGCATTATTAAGGAGAATTGGTATAAGTAGTCGGACATAAATAAACATCTCTGTGTTAAACAGTGTAAAACACCTAAAATCCTTGACTGTTGCCTATTCCCTCATCACACAGATAACGTTAATGAAAGTCTAGGTACTTACTGATTTCTTCTAGAAGAAAATAAGCCTAATATAGGGCCAAGAATAACACCGAAAACAAACCCGCCGGCGTGGGCCCAGTAAGCGACTCCTCCCCCTTCCATACCAATATTAGCCGGCGCTTGTAAACTGGCAACACCATAAAGGGCTTGTTGAAAAAACCAAAACCCTAAAAAGAAAATCGCTGGTATATATAAGGTGGTGATAAAAAATCCTAGCGGCACAAGGGTTAATACTCTTGCTTTCGGAAAACGAATAATATAAGCTCCTAATATACCCGCGATCGCTCCACTAGCGCCTAAAGAAGGAATTTCTGATTGCATGGAGAATAACCATTGAGATAAGCCGGCTAAAATTCCACAACCTAAGTAAAAAATAATATATTTGATCCGTCCTAATTGTTCTTCAATATTGTTACCAAAAACCCAAAGAAACAACATATTACCGCCGATATGTAAAAACCCTCCATGCAGAAACTGTGAAGTAATTAAGGTTAAAAACGCCGGTATTAATAGATCTAAAGAGCCATTTTGGAGGCTGACGGTTATTTCTTTAGGAACAACCGCATATTGATCAAAGAATTGCTCTAACTGTCTCTCAGACAAGCCCAATTCATACAAAAAGACAAAAATATTGATCCCAATTATTACATAAGTAACATAGGGAGTAATTCGAGTGGGATTGTTATCATGTAAAGGAACCACAGTTATTTAAATTAAGATAATTTACTAATTTTATTACAAACTATTGTAACGAGAAAACGAGAATAGACTAGATAACATCTAACTTTTGGTAGAACAATTAAGTGGC belongs to Gloeothece citriformis PCC 7424 and includes:
- the chlP gene encoding geranylgeranyl reductase, whose translation is MVLRVAVVGSGPAGSSAAETLAKAGIETYLFERKLDNAKPCGGAIPLCMVSEFDLPPEIIDRRVRKMKMISPSNIEVDINLDNQEEYIGMCRREVLDGFMRNRAAKLGANLINGTVYQLDIPNNSTDPYVLHYADHSNGEAKGIMKTLKVDVVIGADGANSRIAKAIDAGDYNYAIAFQERIRLPEDKMTYYNDLAEMYVGKDVSPDFYAWVFPKYDHVAVGTGTMKVNKAIIKDLQAGIRTRAARKLEGGQIIKVEAHPIPEHPRPRRVVGRVALVGDAAGTVTKSSGEGIYFAAKSARMCAETIIETSNAGQRIPTEDDLKLYLKRWDKKYGMTYLVLDLLQRVFYRSDASREAFVEMCSDKDVQRLTFDSYLYKTVVPANPLIQMKITAKTLGSLLRGHALAP
- a CDS encoding M1 family metallopeptidase, whose amino-acid sequence is MLNIYFDTEDNRKPFELPGAKPHYNPDRPGQVNHIFLDLVLNIPDKSFQGTCTITLTPVRKGITELTLDGVNLKIESVLIDGVSQPYDYDGQQLIIHLLNPTEEKPINIAIAYRVEHPQRGLYFIGPDDQYPHKPVQVWTQGEDEDSRFWFPCFDYPGQLATSEIRVKVPKPYLAISNGELIHTEEVGEEKIFHWMQKQIHPTYLMTLAVGDFAEMKDQWHDIPVTYYVEKGREEDGRRSMGKTPRMIDFFSYKFGYRYPYPKYAQVCVGDFIFGGMENTSTTLLTDRCLIDHRAAIDNRSTESLVAHELAHQWFGDLVVIKHWSHAWIKEGMASYSEVLWTEQEYGQEEAAYYLLREARNYLEEDSSRYRRPIVTHIYREAIELYDRHLYEKGACVYHMIRTILGDELFDKAIHTFVNDNAHKTVETIDLLRAIDKSTGYNLSFLFDQYVFRGGHPDYQVSYAWDGNSKLAKITVTQTQAKDNEKDLFDLKIPVGFGYIKEKDDKTKIKLKTYTLRIHEKEQTFYFPRKKKPDFVSFDVGNNFLKTVVLEYPLSELVAQLKYDPDPISRIYAAVAIAKKGGLEAVEVLSEALKKEPFWGVRLETAKQLAKIQLDQAVTALIKGLEDDNPKVRCAVVEGLGEIKTLSSYDTLKSFLSRGDASYYTEAATAKVLGGMVSGNLKEKEGEVIELLKTVLQERGGWNEIVRSGAIGGLSQLKTSSVAVDVILEYTKPGVPQPLRLAAIRALGGISTGQSPDKVAVILENLESISKETFFLTQVAVVSSLGQMETPKAIGILQSLADQTPDGRVRRIAEEAIEKVRKNLGSDKAIKELREEVDHLKQENQDLKSRLAKLEAKAKK
- a CDS encoding rhomboid family intramembrane serine protease, which produces MVPLHDNNPTRITPYVTYVIIGINIFVFLYELGLSERQLEQFFDQYAVVPKEITVSLQNGSLDLLIPAFLTLITSQFLHGGFLHIGGNMLFLWVFGNNIEEQLGRIKYIIFYLGCGILAGLSQWLFSMQSEIPSLGASGAIAGILGAYIIRFPKARVLTLVPLGFFITTLYIPAIFFLGFWFFQQALYGVASLQAPANIGMEGGGVAYWAHAGGFVFGVILGPILGLFSSRRNQ